The uncultured Cohaesibacter sp. region AAAGCGGCCAGACCATCTTGGCTCATGCCGATGAGCGGCGTGCCGACAGACTGGTGCGCGCCCCCTTCAGGAGCCAGGGTGACGCCGGAGGGCGTGCCAACAATCATGAAGCGGGAATCCTGATAGCAGGCATAATTGAGCGCATCGAGGCCACGGCAGACAAACGGGTCATAAACCGTGCCGATGGGGATCAACCGCTTGCCAAACAGCGAGTGGGACAGCCCCGCCGCGCCGAGCAGCAGAAACAGGTTCATTTCTGCAATGCCAAGCTCGATATGCTGCCCTTCCGGATCGAATACCCATTTGGCCGTTGAGGGAATGCGGTGTTCGATGAAAGCATCCTTTTGAGCCGTGCGGGCAAACAGCTTGCGCCGGTTGACCCATGGGCCGAGATTGGTCGTGCCTGTCACATCCGGAGAGGTGGTTACGATCCGTGCTGCCAATTCGCTGTCGCCCTTGGAAAGCGTATCGAGGATCTTGCCAAATGCTGCCTGCGTGGAAAGGGTGCGGGCGCTGTCCATCTCAATGGCCGGAACGGACAGTTTGTGATCATGATAGCGGCGCGTGCCCTTGGCAAAGAACGGCACCTCCTTCAGAAATGCCTTGAGAGCGTTGGTGTCTTCCACCGTGGCGAAAGGCTCCCATTCCTCTCCCTTGGCAACGCCCATATGCGCCTGCCATGCGTCCATCTGGGTCGGGTTCATCAGACCGCCGTGATTGTCCTTGTGTCCGGCAATTGGCGTGCCCCACCCTTTGACCGTATAGGCAAGGAAGCAGGTTGGGCGGTCATGGTCGATGGAGGCAAAAACGTCGGCCATGGTGGTCACGCAGTTGCCGCCGAGATTTTCCATGAGCGCTGCCAGCTCATCGTCACTGCGTCGCTCGATAAGCGCTGTGACATCGCCTTGATCGCCCAAATCATCCATCAGGCGCTTGCGCCATACCGCGCCACCCATGAAGGTGAGGGCTGAGTAGTCCTGATTGGGGCAGGCATCAATCCATGCTTTGAGCTTGTCGCCACCGGCCTCATCAAAGGCCTCCCGCTGCAATTTGCCATATTTGACCCGAACGACATCCCAGCCGAAGGCATCGAAGATTTTCTCGACCCGCTCGAAGAGCCCCTCGCGCACGATCCCGTCCAGAGACTGACGGTTATAGTCGATAATCCACCAGCAGTTCCGCAGGTCGTTTTTCCAGCCTTCCTGCAGGCATTCATAGATGTTGCCCTCATCCAGCTCGGCGTCACCAACCAGAGCCACCATGCGACCGAGAGCCTGTTCCTGTCCCCAGCTTTTGGCCTTGATATAGTCCTGAATGAGCGAGGTAAAAGAGGTGATGGCAACGCCTAACCCGACCGAGCCGGTGGAGAAATCCACATCATCAA contains the following coding sequences:
- a CDS encoding transketolase — protein: MQSPHLKTIEQRLLWLSHWMIHNANHIRPKADGIKVGGHQASSASMVSIMTALYFSALRPEDRVAVKPHASPIFHAMQYLMGNQTREKMENFRGFSGVQSYPSRTKDIDDVDFSTGSVGLGVAITSFTSLIQDYIKAKSWGQEQALGRMVALVGDAELDEGNIYECLQEGWKNDLRNCWWIIDYNRQSLDGIVREGLFERVEKIFDAFGWDVVRVKYGKLQREAFDEAGGDKLKAWIDACPNQDYSALTFMGGAVWRKRLMDDLGDQGDVTALIERRSDDELAALMENLGGNCVTTMADVFASIDHDRPTCFLAYTVKGWGTPIAGHKDNHGGLMNPTQMDAWQAHMGVAKGEEWEPFATVEDTNALKAFLKEVPFFAKGTRRYHDHKLSVPAIEMDSARTLSTQAAFGKILDTLSKGDSELAARIVTTSPDVTGTTNLGPWVNRRKLFARTAQKDAFIEHRIPSTAKWVFDPEGQHIELGIAEMNLFLLLGAAGLSHSLFGKRLIPIGTVYDPFVCRGLDALNYACYQDSRFMIVGTPSGVTLAPEGGAHQSVGTPLIGMSQDGLAAFEPAFADELAVIMEWAFDYMQRDGEGDPDERTWLRDETGGSVYLRLTTNPIEQPGKRADDAFVQGAIDGGYWLRKPGPNCEIVIAYQGAVASEAIKAAGAIAEARRDIGVLAVTSADRLNAGWTAAQRARSRGNEKAISHVEHLMDDLPEHCKIVTVIDGHPATLAWLGGVAGHRTISLGIEHFGQTGTIGDLYHHHGIDAASIIEKVEGLSAGRRIR